The Larus michahellis chromosome 18, bLarMic1.1, whole genome shotgun sequence genome contains the following window.
GCATGGGTGGGTGCATGTACACACGGATGGAAGCGTGGATGGGTAGAAAGAGCCATGTGGAGATGACTGcatggatgcatggatggatgcatggaggacggatggatggatggatggatggatggatggatggatggacagaaggaaggatggacagacagatagATGCCACCAAGGTGGTGGGAACCAACAGAAGAAGCCCCAGGTGGGAGCTCAGGAGACCTGACCatcttcccagccctgctccagcccgcGCAGCCCAGGCTCCCATCGCCCCAGGGTGTCCTGCCCACCCCGGCCGGGGGCCCAagggcccagccctgccctcagTGCCCCCACTGAGTGTCCCCCTCCTGCGCCCCCATCCTGAGCCCATCCCGAGGACACAGCGTGATTTTGGGGGACAGCACCTAAAATCGTCGGGGACGGCTCACAAACGCCAACTCCCTCCCCAAGCTCGTTAGTGTGGGCCGACATTGGGGTCGTTAGTTATTTCCGGCTCCGAGTCCTAATTAGTGCTGAGCCACCAGCGCCGCCTGCCCGGCCGCAGCGCCGGgaggggaaaccgaggcacggcACAGCTCTGACCCCCGCCAACGCCCCCGTCCCCACCCGCCCACCCGCGACCTGCCCCAAATCCTCCTTAATGAGCTCCCcagcgggcggaggggggggggtaCAGCCATCCCCCCCCAAACCGAACCCGCACCCCCGGAGCATCGatcgtccccgtgtccccccccccccccgctgcccagCCGCCAGCGTCCCCTCGACGTCGCCCACCCACCTCCCCACGTCACGCGGGCAGAGCAAACAGCCCTGGGCTCGGCCGCGCATCGATTCTGCCGGAGCCGCTGTTTGCTTAACCTTTGCGGAGGAGCCGCCTCGAGCACAGCcaccgccgcagccgccgccgcagccaccgctgccaccgagccaccgctgccaccgctgccaccgcaGACATCACTGCCATCACTGCCATCACTGTCATCactgccaccgctgccaccgcaGACATCATTGCCATTACTGCCATCggtgccaccgctgccaccgcaGACATCACTGCCATCACTGCcatcggtgccatcggtgccacCGCTGCCACTGCAGACATCACTGCCATCGCTGCCATCGCTGCCATCACTGCCACCGCTACCACCGCAGCCATCACTGCCATCGCTGCTACTGCTGCCACCGCAGCCATCATCGCCATCACTGCCATCACTACCACCGCTGTCACTGCTGCCACCGCAGACATCACTGCCATCACTGCCATCGCTGCCACcgctgccactgctgccaccgcAGACATCACTGCCATCACTGCCATCActgccatcactgccaccacAGCCATCactgccaccgctgccaccgcaGCCATCACTGCCACCGCTGTCACTGCTGCCACCGCAGCCAGCactgccaccgctgccaccacAGCCATCATTGCCATCACTGTCATCACTGCCATCactgccaccgctgccaccacAGCCGTCACTGCCACCACagccatcactgccaccactgccactgctgccaccccaaccactgcagccactgctgtcactgctacAGCTGCCACTGCCCCCACTGCAGCCACCGCAGCCACCGCTGCCACTGCTGCTACTGCCACTGCCATcactgccactgctgccactgccGTCACGGCAttgtcccttttcccctcctgcaCTCCCTTTGGGGGCTGCCCCTCGGTTCCCGTCCCCGGCTGGGCGGAGCCGTCCCGGGGGGCTGCActgcaccccctccccatgcaggggctggggacagggacgaggaGCACCCCGGGGTCTCCAGCCAGAGTCACCTGGGGTGTTGTCCCCATCCGTagggtgctgctgccccagggtGGCGTTGAAGCCATCGTggctctgcagccaggctggatggaCACGGCCTGGGGCCGTGGTGGCCCGGGGTGGTGGCCATGCCGTAGGGACACGGTGGCCTGTGGTAGTGAGGTAGCCTGGGATGGGGCCTTGGTGGCCCTGGGGTGGTGGCCGTGGCATGGAGAAACAATGGCCTGTGGCCATGAAGTGACCTGGGACTGGGACAGTGTCCCAAGGTGGTGGCCATGCCATGGCGATACAATGGCCTGTGGCCATGAGGTGACCTGGGGCTGTGGCCCCACCACGGGGACATGGTGGCCAGGACCAGGGATGTCCCCTCACCCTCCAGGTGAGACAAGTGCCCTGACGCAACCGGCGCCTGCCGGTGTCCCCGCCGCGGCCACCCCGTCCCCACGCGGAGCCCCCTGCCCACCCGGGCCACCGCCAAACCGTGACGGTGGTGACTCACGCAGCCCGTGACCTCGGCGAGGCGTATTTTTAGGCACtcgttaaaaaagaaagataacgaggaaggggggggggacacacacacacgacacaaCACAACGATGGAGAAAGGAACCAGGAAAGGAGCCGGTGACATGCCGGTGACAGCttgagggggggacacgggactgGCAGCACCCCCACTCCAAAATaatctgtgtgtccccccccagcctcgTTAAGCCCCCAGGAATAATTGCCTTCTTGAAGCCGGCTAATTGATTTTTGCACGCTGATTAAATTAAAGCCTCTgcgggagctggggaggggacacgggggtgacCAATGGGCTGCCAAGTGTCCCCTCGGTCCCCCCCTCTTCTGGGTTGGGGGCGGCTGGGCTCtgtcccccgggtgtccccccgGGGTTTGGGGACACTGCACGGGTGGGGGGGCTGGAAGGCGACACGCCCCCAGGGccggggtgggtttttttggggggacaATGACCCCATGGACCCCATAGGTGCCACCGGGCTTGATGCCACCTCAGTATGGTCACCCAAGGCCACCAAACCGCTTcggctggtggcactgggagcagccctgggctcctctACACCCATgttgtcccccctgtccccatcctcgcCGCATGTCACCCCCCCGGGCCCCACGTCCTTCGCTCACccccggcgctggcggcggcTGTCATTTGCCATCGCGTCCTGCTGTccccgccgaggctgatggagaTGGCAAGCGACGGAGCGGGCGCAGCCGCGTGTCCCCGTGTCACGAGCCCGCCAGTCCTCAGCCCCCCGGGGATGGCTCTTTTGCGTGGCCGTCACCCCTTCGCGTGGCTCGGCCGTCCCCGCAGTGGCACCCACGGGCGCCCCGTTGTCACTGTGGCCTTTGCCACTGGCAGTGGCATCCCGTCCCGCGACCCGACGGATGCTCCTGGGTGCCAGGAGCGGGTGTCACCCGGGCTGTCCCAAAGCGTGTGACGCTGGTCCCCGTGGGAGGGAAAGGTGAGGCCAGGGTGGGGCCCTGGGGACTGTCCCCGTGGGTTTGTCCCCGTGGGGACACAGGTGACGcgccccaggggtgtccccagctccGGGGACGTGGCCACCGGCTCCCGGGCGCGGAGGTGACGGAGCTCCGGACCCAGTGAGGatgcggccgggggggggccgggggtggcgtGGGGACAGGGCGTGAGGATGGTccacgctggggggggggggggggacacggtgcacacggggggggggccggggccacAGGGGGGTCCccacggggggtgggggggaccggGGTGCGCGGGGTCCCACGGAGGAACCGGAGGTCGAGGGTGGGGGTCccaccggggaggggggcgcggcCGAGGAGTGGGCGTGGCGACGGGCGTGTCCCGCGAGTCGGTGGGTGTGTCGGTGGGCGTGTCCCTGCCTGGTGGGCGTGGCTGTGGGCGTGTCCTGCGGGCAGGGGGGCGTgtcccgggcgggcgggcgcggggcgcaCCGGAGCCAGCGGAGCgcagcggagcggagcggccgccgccgccgccgccacccccgggcacccccccgccgccgccgccgccgccctgctccccccccccaccggcaccATTCCCCCCCCCGGGCGACAACGCgccccggccgggcggcggctCAGCCTGGGCCGGAAAACTTTActggcggccgcggcgggggtggtgatggtgctggtgctggtggtgctcaTCCCGGTGCTGGTGAGCTCCGCCGGTACCGACGGCCGGTACGAGATGCTGGGGACCTGCCGGATGGTCTGCGAGCCCtacggccccgccgccgcctccccgccgcaaCCGGCCGAACgcggccccctcccgccgccttCCACCCTGGTGCAAGGTCCCCAAGGCAAACCGGGGCGACCGGGGAAACCGGGACCACCGGGACCACCGGGAGAACCGGGACCACCGGGACCGGCGGGGGCACGGGGTGAAGCGGGACGACCGGGACCTCCGGGATTACCGGGACCGGGGGCTACGGGTGCGGTGAGTGCGGCTACCTACAGCACAGTGCCGCGCGTCGCCTTCTACGCCGGCCTCAAGAACCCCCACGAGGGCTACGAGGTCCTCAAGTTCGACGACGTGGTCACCAACCTGGGCAACAGCTACGACGCCGCCTCCGGCAAGTTCACCTGCGCCATCCCTGGCACCTACTTCTTCACCTACCACGTCCTCATGCGCGGCGGTGACGGCACCAGCATGTGGGCCGACCTCTGCAAGAATGGCCAGGTAAGGGCTGGCCACCCCGGCTACCAGCCCCACTGCGGGCAGGGGAGCTCTCGCTGCCCCCCAAGCACCGGAGAAGGGGGCTGGGTGCTTTCTCAGGGTGCCCGCATCCTTTTCCCGGCCCCAGGGATGCACCTCCAGGGTGCTCCATCCTTCTTCTGGCCCTAGAGAGAAACCCTCCGGGTGCCGCATCCTTCTCCCCGTGCTAGTAGTGagctctgggtgcttctctgggGTGCTCCGTCCTTTTCCCAACCCCAGGGATACAACCCCAGGGTGCCACATCCTTCTCCCAGTGGCAATGATGGGCT
Protein-coding sequences here:
- the C1QL1 gene encoding C1q-related factor — its product is MVLVLVVLIPVLVSSAGTDGRYEMLGTCRMVCEPYGPAAASPPQPAERGPLPPPSTLVQGPQGKPGRPGKPGPPGPPGEPGPPGPAGARGEAGRPGPPGLPGPGATGAVSAATYSTVPRVAFYAGLKNPHEGYEVLKFDDVVTNLGNSYDAASGKFTCAIPGTYFFTYHVLMRGGDGTSMWADLCKNGQVRASAIAQDADQNYDYASNSVILHLDAGDEVFIKLDGGKAHGGNNNKYSTFSGFIIYSD